A section of the Ornithinimicrobium sufpigmenti genome encodes:
- a CDS encoding AfsR/SARP family transcriptional regulator, which yields MKAVVGVLGSTTLVIDGSAVKLAARPRAVLTALAVTAPDVVAPARLADALWRGNPPRSAANAIQVYVSAIRKGAHEAGWVGDFVLHRDDGYLLDPDVQVDLDQLQVAVTEAQRLLDRRDPVGAEQLLAGRTELEPTRVLADLPAEFGQSVRHAGQALLERARLLRLRALIWSGQAEQALPTLLGLCDEYPERGDAVELAALAYYASSRPTEALELLRRHSHHLRHDFGLDPGEWLHVLQSRILSNDPTLLPDVDVSTTVVCPHTPADAVWDAVVCARAVGGMLAEGATSEDMPPCLQRSVTQLGEWPFLLELVSGVKEHQGPVDPAATGRPSPAEPRMY from the coding sequence ATGAAGGCAGTCGTCGGTGTCCTCGGGAGCACGACGCTGGTGATCGACGGGTCAGCGGTGAAGCTGGCGGCTCGTCCGCGGGCGGTGCTCACCGCGCTGGCGGTCACCGCGCCCGATGTCGTCGCGCCGGCCCGCCTGGCGGACGCCCTCTGGCGAGGTAACCCGCCCCGCTCGGCGGCCAACGCCATCCAGGTCTACGTCTCCGCGATCCGCAAGGGTGCGCACGAGGCCGGCTGGGTGGGCGACTTCGTGCTGCACCGCGACGACGGCTACCTGCTCGACCCGGACGTCCAGGTCGACCTCGACCAGCTCCAGGTGGCGGTGACCGAGGCCCAGCGCCTGCTCGACCGGCGCGACCCCGTCGGGGCCGAGCAGCTGCTGGCCGGTCGCACCGAGCTGGAGCCGACGCGGGTGCTGGCCGACCTGCCGGCGGAGTTCGGCCAGTCGGTGCGCCACGCCGGCCAGGCGCTGCTGGAGCGGGCCCGGCTGCTGCGGCTGCGTGCGCTGATCTGGAGCGGCCAGGCCGAGCAGGCACTGCCGACGCTGCTGGGACTGTGCGACGAGTACCCCGAGCGGGGCGACGCGGTGGAGCTCGCGGCCCTGGCCTACTACGCCTCGAGCCGGCCGACCGAGGCCCTGGAGCTGCTGCGCCGCCACAGCCACCACCTCCGCCACGACTTCGGCCTCGACCCCGGGGAGTGGCTGCACGTCCTGCAGAGCAGGATCCTCAGCAACGACCCCACCCTGCTGCCGGACGTGGACGTCAGCACGACCGTCGTCTGCCCGCACACGCCCGCGGACGCGGTGTGGGACGCGGTCGTCTGCGCCCGCGCGGTCGGCGGGATGCTGGCCGAGGGGGCCACCAGCGAGGACATGCCCCCGTGCCTGCAGCGCAGCGTGACCCAGCTGGGTGAGTGGCCGTTCCTGCTCGAGCTGGTCTCGGGGGTCAAGGAGCACCAGGGACCGGTCGACCCGGCCGCCACCGGTCGTCCGTCACCCGCTGAACCTCGAATGTATTGA